From one Eucalyptus grandis isolate ANBG69807.140 chromosome 9, ASM1654582v1, whole genome shotgun sequence genomic stretch:
- the LOC104419046 gene encoding glutamate receptor 3.2: MDLVWLLCIFVLFSGELSLGRSTPDADAVTIGAIFTFSTLNGKVAQIAMKAAENDVNADPTFLGGRKLSIIMYDSNFSGFLGIIGALQFMEMDTVAIIGPQTSGTAHILSHLANELHVPMLSFTALDPMLSPLQYPYFIQTAPSDLFQMMAVADMISYYGWREVVTIYSDDDHNRNGVTVLGDQLAERRLKITYKAALPPDPTATENDVVAELNKIQLMESRVIVLHAYSKTGLLVFDVAKRLGMMESGYVWFATTWLSNILDSDSSLSSKLPGSIQGVLALRLHTPDSKRKADFLARWNSLSNGTIGLNPYGLYAYDTVWMIARAVKMFLDQGNNISFSNDTKLNNIGGGGLNLEALSIFDGGEQLLSNVLQTKMSGLTGPVKFNPDRSLVHPSYDVINILKNGYRQIGYWSNYSGLSIVPPEELYAKPPNRSSSNQHLNSVIWPGGDSTRPRGWVFPKNGKKLRIGVPWRVSYRDFVEQVNGTDIVQGYCIDVFLAAIKLLPYPAPYEFLLFGNGHENPSYNELVNMVAADVFDAAVGDIAIVTNRTKIVDFTQPYVESGLVVVAPVKKLNSSPWAFLSPFSPLMWAVTAVFFLIVGVVVWILEHRINDEFRGSPTKQIMTILWFGFSTMFFAHRENTVSALGRMVLIIWLFVVLIITSSYTASLTSILTVQQLSSPIRGIDSLIVSDSPIGFQVGSFAQNYMIEELNIPKSRLVPLGSPEAYALALKTGRVAAVVDEQPYIDLFLSNHCKFSIRGEEFTKSGWGFAFPRDSPLAVDMSTALLALSENGELQKINDRWLSRKTCGSQISGEESDQLRLQSFWGLFLICGVACVAALLVYVFVMLHKFKRHSPQASEPSSHGGSRSARLQTFLTFVDKKEDKSRSKSKRKRSNEIMNGGREPNLPGTDQIC; this comes from the exons ATGGATCTGGTTTGGCTTCTCTGCATTTTCGTCCTTTTTTCCGGAGAATTGTCACTAGGACGGTCCACACCCGATGCTGATGCAGTGACTATTGGAGCTATTTTCACGTTTTCAACTCTCAATGGAAAAGTCGCTCAAATCGCCATGAAGGCTGCAGAGAATGATGTCAATGCAGATCCAACTTTTCTTGGTGGACGCAAACTGTCTATAATCATGTACGATTCCAATTTCAGTGGATTTCTAGGCATCATCGGCG CTTTGCAGTTCATGGAGATGGACACAGTTGCAATAATAGGTCCACAGACTTCAGGAACGGCCCACATTCTCTCTCATCTTGCAAATGAACTACATGTTCCAATGCTCTCATTCACGGCGCTTGACCCTATGCTTTCTCCCCTCCAGTACCCCTACTTCATTCAAACTGCACCCAGCGATCTGTTCCAGATGATGGCTGTTGCAGATATGATCAGCTATTATGGATGGCGAGAAGTGGTTACAATTTACTCCGACGATGATCATAACAGGAATGGCGTCACTGTGTTAGGTGATCAACTTGCGGAGAGACGCCTCAAAATAACGTATAAGGCAGCTCTTCCCCCAGATCCAACGGCAACTGAGAATGACGTTGTAGCTGAATTGAATAAGATACAACTGATGGAATCCCGAGTGATTGTATTGCATGCATACTCAAAGACGGGTCTTTTGGTTTTTGATGTGGCCAAGAGACTTGGCATGATGGAGAGTGGGTATGTTTGGTTCGCAACTACATGGTTATCTAATATTCTGGACTCTGATTCATCGCTTTCCTCAAAGCTTCCCGGCTCTATTCAGGGAGTTCTTGCACTTAGGTTGCACACCCCTGACTCAAAGAGAAAAGCAGATTTTTTAGCGAGGTGGAATTCGTTGAGCAACGGTACTATCGGGTTGAACCCTTATGGTCTTTATGCCTATGATACGGTATGGATGATTGCTCGTGCAGTTAAAATGTTCCTGGATCAGGGAAACAACATTTCATTCTCTAATGACACGAAATTAAATAACATTGGGGGAGGAGGTCTGAATCTTGAGGCATTGAGCATTTTTGATGGAGGAGAGCAGTTGCTTAGCAATGTCCTGCAGACAAAAATGAGTGGTCTGACTGGCCCGGTCAAATTTAATCCAGACAGATCTCTAGTACATCCTTCTTATGACGTTATTAACATACTTAAAAATGGTTATCGCCAGATAGGCTATTGGTCCAACTATTCTGGGCTTTCCATTGTGCCTCCTGAAGAACTTTATGCCAAACCACCAAACCGTTCCAGTTCGAACCAACATTTGAACAGTGTGATTTGGCCTGGAGGCGACAGTACCAGGCCTCGCGGTTgggtttttccaaaaaatggaaagaaactaAGGATAGGGGTTCCGTGGAGAGTTAGTTACCGAGACTTTGTCGAGCAGGTCAATGGTACTGACATCGTCCAGGGGTATTGCATAGATGTGTTTCTTGCTGCCATAAAATtgcttccttatccagctccaTACGAATTTCTCTTGTTTGGAAATGGCCACGAAAATCCTAGCTACAATGAGCTTGTAAATATGGTCGCGGCGGAT GTTTTTGATGCTGCTGTGGGAGATATCGCGATTGTCACAAATCGAACAAAGATTGTAGATTTTACTCAGCCTTACGTTGAGTCGGGTCTAGTTGTCGTTGCCCCTGTTAAGAAGTTGAATTCAAGTCCTTGGGCCTTCTTGAGTCCATTCAGTCCATTGATGTGGGCTGTCACAGCGGTTTTCTTCCTCATTGTGGGAGTAGTCGTGTGGATTCTTGAACACAGAATTAACGATGAGTTCCGGGGATCTCCCACGAAACAGATCATGACAATTCTATG GTTCGGCTTTTCTACTATGTTCTTTGCCCACA GAGAAAACACCGTAAGCGCACTTGGTCGCATGGTGCTGATCATCTGGCTTTTCGTGGTTTTGATAATTACCTCAAGTTATACAGCGAGTCTTACGTCAATCCTGACCGTTCAACAGCTATCCTCGCCGATCAGAGGAATAGATTCATTAATAGTCAGCGATTCCCCGATCGGCTTCCAAGTGGGGTCTTTTGCACAGAACTATATGATTGAGGAACTGAACATTCCAAAATCAAGACTTGTTCCACTTGGCTCACCAGAGGCTTATGCTTTAGCGCTCAAGACTGGAAGAGTTGCCGCTGTGGTCGACGAACAACCATACATAGACCTCTTCCTTTCAAATCACTGCAAGTTCTCAATCAGGGGCGAAGAGTTCACCAAAAGTGGGTGGGGATTC GCATTCCCTAGAGACTCCCCTCTAGCCGTCGACATGTCGACTGCCCTGCTCGCTCTATCAGAGAATGGTGAGCTCCAGAAGATTAATGACCGGTGGCTGTCCAGAAAGACTTGCGGGTCCCAGATTTCTGGCGAGGAATCTGACCAACTTCGTCTCCAAAGCTTCTGGGGCCTGTTCCTTATTTGCGGGGTTGCTTGCGTTGCGGCTCTCCTCGTATATGTCTTCGTCATGTTGCACAAGTTCAAACGGCATTCTCCTCAAGCATCTGAGCCGTCTTCTCATGGAGGCTCTCGTTCCGCGCGCCTTCAGACTTTCTTGACCTTCGTGGATAAGAAGGAGGATAAGTCTCGGAGTAAGTCGAAGAGAAAGCGAAGTAATGAAATTATGAATGGAGGCAGGGAACCTAACTTACCTGGAACGGATCAGATATGCTAA
- the LOC104419045 gene encoding homoserine kinase, producing the protein MAICYQSPFKPITTLSLPRTHQTRKTRPCGVVVVIRCSKTQLLSTEPEPVFTSVRSFAPATVANLGPGFDFLGCAVDGLGDHVSARVDPSVHPGEVSISEISGDNAKKLSKNPLWNCAGIAAIEVMRRLGVRSVGLSLSLEKGLPLGSGLGSSAASAAAAAIAVNEIFGARLSTEELVLAGLKSEEKVSGYHADNVGPAIMGGFVLIRSYQPLELVSLKFPAEKELFFVLASPDFEAPTKKMRAALPTEIGMPHHVWNSSQAGALVAAVLQGDVEGLGRALSSDKIVEPRRAPLIPGMEAVKRAAIEGGAFGCTISGAGPTAVAITDDEARGRAIGERMVEAFMVEGKLRAEAVVRRLDRVGARLVSSIPR; encoded by the coding sequence ATGGCGATCTGCTACCAATCTCCCTTCAAGCCCATCACCACGCTCTCTCTCCCCAGAACCCACCAAACCCGCAAGACCCGACCTTgcggcgtcgtcgtcgtcatcagaTGCTCCAAGACCCAGCTCCTGTCCACCGAGCCCGAGCCCGTCTTCACCTCCGTCCGGTCCTTTGCGCCGGCCACCGTCGCCAACCTCGGCCCCGGATTCGACTTCCTCGGCTGCGCGGTCGACGGGCTCGGCGACCACGTCTCCGCGCGCGTCGACCCCAGCGTCCACCCGGGCGAGGTCTCCATTTCCGAGATCTCCGGCGACAACGCGAAGAAGCTCAGCAAGAACCCCCTCTGGAACTGCGCCGGGATCGCCGCCATCGAGGTCATGCGGCGGCTCGGGGTCCGCTCCGTCGGCCTCTCGCTGTCCCTCGAAAAGGGCCTGCCTTTGGGGAGCGGGCTCGGGTCCAGCGCGGCGAGCGCCGCAGCGGCCGCCATCGCGGTCAACGAGATCTTCGGCGCGAGGTTGAGCACGGAGGAGCTGGTGCTCGCCGGGCTGAAATCGGAGGAGAAGGTCTCCGGCTACCACGCCGACAACGTGGGGCCGGCGATCATGGGCGGGTTCGTGCTTATCAGGAGCTACCAGCCCTTGGAATTGGTCTCGCTGAAGTTTCCAGCCGAAAAGGAGCTCTTTTTCGTGCTGGCCAGCCCAGATTTCGAAGCCCCGACGAAGAAGATGAGGGCGGCGCTCCCGACGGAAATCGGGATGCCGCATCACGTGTGGAACAGCAGCCAGGCGGGGGCGCTGGTGGCGGCGGTGCTGCAGGGGGACGTGGAGGGGCTCGGGAGGGCGCTGTCGTCGGACAAGATCGTGGAGCCGAGGAGGGCGCCGCTGATCCCGGGGATGGAGGCGGTGAAGAGGGCAGCCATCGAGGGCGGGGCGTTCGGGTGCACCATCAGCGGGGCGGGGCCGACGGCGGTGGCGATCACGGACGATGAGGCGAGGGGCCGGGCCATCGGGGAGCGGATGGTGGAGGCCTTCATGGTGGAAGGGAAGCTGAGGGCGGAGGCTGTGGTGAGGAGGCTGGACAGGGTTGGTGCTAGGCTTGTCAGCAGCATTCCCCGATGA
- the LOC104419047 gene encoding monosaccharide-sensing protein 2, translated as MSRAVLIAVVAAFGNLLQGWDNATIAGAILYIKREFHLESEPAVEGLIVAISLLGAILVTTCSGAMADCIGRRPMLIMSSHFYLISGLLMFWSPNLYALLLARFVGGFGVGLTVTLVPLYVSELAPPEIRGLLNTLPQFSGSCGMFVSYSLVFGLSLMHSPSWRLMLGVLSIPSLVYVVLAILLLPESPRWLVSKGRVLEAKKVLQMIRGTEDVSGEMALLMEGIGVGCDVSIEEYLIRPANDLNDDPDLSSEEDQIMICKPEKGISWVARPVTGQNTLALASLWGSQTVRFVDPVVNLFGRVHAKLMEMGSMRSTLFPHLGSLFNVGGQQQVNGEDEEVVIGMEGDEYPSDAASGDSNDNLQSPLISRQATSTEKEWVPPAQGTTISIGQGGLTQGSGRPVIGPEWQLAWKWPKREDESRKKEGFQRIYLREWGVVGSRESIVSLPGMDQPADGGLVQALGLVGQPALFTEELLPLHPLGPAMLHPSEIAIKGLWWRDLFEPGVKHALFVGTGIQILQQFSGINGVLYYTPQILKQAGVGVLLSELHISSESVSLLLSAITTLLMLPSIAVAMRLMDVSGRRSLLLGTIPMLIVSLIIMVLSNVVDAGSAIHAVICTIGVVLYICFFVMGFGPAPNVLCAEIFPTRVRGVCVAICGLAFWMGNVIVTYSLPLMLRSAGLASIFGMFTVVCLLSWAFVFLKVPETKGMPLEVITEFFCLGMKQTFAVKDE; from the exons ATGAGCAGAGCTGTGCTTATAGCTGTGGTTGCTGCTTTTGGGAACTTGCTTCAAGGATGGGACAACGCCACCATCGCTG GGGCCATATTGTACATAAAGAGGGAGTTCCATCTGGAGAGTGAACCCGCCGTGGAAGGGCTAATTGTGGCCATATCGCTTCTCGGAGCCATTTTAGTCACAACATGTTCTGGAGCCATGGCTGACTGCATAGGCCGCCGGCCTATGCTGATAATGTCGTCCCACTTTTATTTGATTAGCGGTCTCCTGATGTTCTGGTCTCCCAATCTTTACGCGCTGCTCTTGGCAAGATTTGTAGGAGGGTTTGGAGTAGGTTTGACTGTCACTCTGGTTCCACTCTACGTTTCGGAGCTGGCCCCACCCGAGATAAGGGGTCTGCTGAATACCCTCCCCCAGTTCTCGGGCTCCTGCGGGATGTTTGTGTCGTATAGCTTGGTCTTTGGTTTGTCATTGATGCATTCACCGAGTTGGAGATTGATGCTTGGAGTTCTTTCTATTCCATCCCTTGTTTATGTTGTGTTGGCGATACTTTTATTGCCCGAGTCTCCACGGTGGCTTGTGAGCAAAGGGCGAGTGCTTGAGGCCAAGAAAGTTTTACAGATGATACGTGGTACAGAAGATGTTTCTG GTGAGATGGCTCTGTTGATGGAAGGAATAGGGGTCGGATGTGATGTCTCTATTGAGGAATACTTAATTAGGCCTGCCAATGATCTTAATGATGACCCAGATTTGTCTAGTGAGGAAGATCAAATCATGATATGTAAACCAGAGAAAGGTATCTCATGGGTTGCCAGACCAGTCACTGGTCAGAACACCCTCGCCCTTGCATCTTTGTGGGGAAGCCAAACCGTGCGTTTTGTGGATCCCGTTGTTAACCTCTTTGGTAGAGTCCATGCGAAACTAATGGAGATGGGAAGCATGCGAAGCACACTATTTCCGCACTTAGGAAGCCTGTTCAATGTGGGAGGGCAGCAGCAGGTGAATGGAGAGGATGAGGAGGTGGTTATTGGCATGGAGGGTGATGAGTACCCATCGGATGCTGCAAGTGGTGATTCCAATGATAATTTACAGAGCCCGTTGATTTCGCGTCAGGCAACTAGTACGGAGAAGGAATGGGTCCCACCAGCTCAGGGCACCACTATTAGCATCGGACAGGGTGGTTTGACGCAAGGGAGTGGACGACCGGTCATTGGCCCCGAGTGGCAGCTAGCATGGAAATGGCCCAAGAGAGAGGACGAAAGTAGAAAGAAGGAGGGATTTCAGAGGATTTATTTGCGTGAATGGGGTGTTGTGGGCTCACGTGAGTCTATTGTTTCTCTTCCTGGCATGGACCAGCCTGCAGATGGGGGCCTAGTCCAGGCACTTGGGCTGGTCGGCCAACCAGCTCTCTTCACTGAAGAGTTGCTGCCACTCCATCCATTGGGTCCAGCAATGCTTCATCCATCAGAGATTGCAATAAAGGGACTGTGGTGGAGGGATCTATTTGAGCCAGGAGTTAAGCATGCTTTGTTCGTTGGCACTGGAATTCAAATACTTCAGCAG TTCTCTGGAATAAATGGTGTTCTATACTACACTCCCCAAATTCTTAAGCAGGCTGGTGTCGGAGTTCTTCTTTCAGAATTGCACATCAGCTCAGAGTCAGTATCTCTACTTCTTAGTGCCATCACGACCTTGCTGATGCTACCCTCCATTGCTGTTGCTATGAGGCTCATGGATGTATCTGGCAGAAG GAGCTTGCTCCTGGGTACGATCCCCATGCTGATAGTATCACTCATCATCATGGTGCTGAGCAATGTGGTAGATGCAGGCTCTGCTATTCATGCAGTGATCTGCACCATCGGTGTCGTCCTTTACATCTGTTTCTTTGTTATGGGATTCGGTCCAGCCCCTAATGTGCTCTGCGCAGAAATCTTCCCCACCAGGGTCCGCGGTGTCTGTGTCGCCATATGTGGCCTTGCGTTTTGGATGGGCAATGTTATTGTCACCTACTCATTGCCGTTAATGCTCAGATCGGCGGGCCTGGCAAGCATTTTCGGCATGTTCACAGTGGTCTGTCTCCTATCATGGGCCTTTGTATTCTTGAAAGTCCCCGAAACCAAGGGCATGCCCCTTGAAGTGATCACAGAGTTCTTCTGTCTCGGCATGAAGCAGACTTTTGCTGTTAAGGACGAGTAA
- the LOC104419049 gene encoding calcium-dependent protein kinase 26 has translation MGNTCRGSFGGKNYQGFDQPQDQSKSKKSSRSDHSSSDYSPSTLNSQQLVAQEFAAETPKKGNDNSNNNLQLNSAAKKDTFMRRGIDNQSYFVLGHKTENIRDLYVLGRKLGQGQFGTTYLCTDIATGSEYACKSISKRKLISKEDVEDVRREIQIMHHLAGHKNIVTIKGAYEDSLYVHIVMELCSGGELFDRIIQRGHYSERKAAELTKIIVGVVEACHSLGVMHRDLKPENFLLVNKDDDFSLKAIDFGLSVFFKPGQIFTDVVGSPYYVAPEVLLKHYGPEADVWTAGVILYILLSGVPPFWAETQQGIFDAVLKGHIDFDSDPWPVISDSAKDLIRRMLCSQPSQRMTAHEVLCHPWICKSGVAPDMALDPAVMSRLKQFSAMNKLKKMALRVIAESLSEEEIAGLREMFKTMDTDNSGAITFDELKAGLRRYGSTMKDTEIRDLMDAADVDNSGTIDYGEFIAATIHLNKLEREEHLVAAFRYFDKDGSGYITMDELQQACEEHNMTDVFLEDIIKEVDQDNDGRIDYGEFVAMMQKGNAGVGRRTMRNSVNISMRDAAPGALQVPK, from the exons ATGGGCAACACATGCCGCGGATCTTTCGGAGGAAAAAATTATCAGGGCTTCGATCAGCCCCAAGACCAGTCCAAATCCAAGAAGAGCTCGCGATCTGATCATTCTAGTTCCGACTACTCACCCTCGACATTAAACTCCCAGCAGCTCGTAGCTCAAGAATTCGCCGCCGAGACGCCCAAGAAGGGTAACGATAATAGCAATAATAATTTGCAACTTAATAGTGCAGCCAAAAAGGACACATTCATGAGGAGAGGCATTGATAACCAGtcttattttgttttgggtCATAAGACCGAAAACATCCGTGATCTTTATGTGTTGGGTCGCAAACTAGGGCAAGGGCAGTTTGGGACTACTTATTTGTGCACTGATATTGCCACCGGGAGTGAGTACGCATGTAAGTCAATCTCGAAGAGGAAGTTGATCTCTAAGGAGGATGTGGAGGATGTTCGGAGGGAGATTCAGATAATGCATCATTTGGCCGGACACAAGAATATTGTCACAATTAAGGGTGCTTATGAGGACTCATTGTATGTTCACATTGTCATGGAGCTTTGCTCTGGAGGTGAGCTGTTTGATCGGATTATTCAAAGGGGACATTACAGTGAGAGGAAGGCAGCTGAGCTGACTAAAATCATTGTCGGGGTTGTTGAGGCTTGTCATTCACTTGGGGTGATGCATAGAGATCTCAAGCCTGAGAACTTCTTGCTGGTTAACAAGGATGATGATTTTTCTCTTAAAGCCATTGACTTTGGGCTCTCTGTTTTCTTTAAACCAG GTCAGATATTTACTGATGTTGTTGGAAGCCCATATTATGTTGCCCCCGAGGTACTTTTGAAGCATTATGGGCCAGAAGCGGATGTGTGGACAGCAGGagtcatattatatatattgttgaGTGGTGTGCCACCATTTTGGGCAG AAACGCAGCAGGGAATATTTGATGCTGTGTTGAAGGGACACATAGACTTTGATTCAGATCCATGGCCCGTAATATCTGATAGTGCGAAGGACCTGATCCGAAGAATGCTCTGCTCTCAACCTTCTCAACGCATGACTGCTCATGAAGTGCTAT GTCATCCATGGATTTGTAAAAGTGGAGTTGCTCCTGACATGGCGCTGGATCCAGCTGTCATGTCCCGTCTCAAACAGTTCTCTGCTATGAATAAATTGAAGAAGATGGCTTTGCGG GTAATAGCTGAGAGCCTTTCGGAGGAGGAGATTGCTGGTTTGAGAGAAATGTTCAAGACAATGGACACTGATAATAGCGGTGCAATCACATTCGATGAACTGAAAGCCGGCCTGAGAAGATACGGCTCCACAATGAAAGATACTGAGATCAGAGATCTCATGGATGCA GCGGATGTGGACAACAGTGGAACCATTGATTATGGGGAATTTATTGCTGCGACAATTCACCTTAACAAACTAGAACGCGAGGAGCATCTTGTTGCGGCATTCCGATACTTTGACAAGGACGGAAGTGGTTATATTACTATGGATGAGCTTCAGCAAGCATGTGAGGAGCATAATATGACCGACGTTTTCCTTGAAGATATCATCAAAGAAGTTGATCAAGATAAT GATGGAAGAATCGATTACGGTGAATTTGTTGCAATGATGCAAAAAGGAAATGCCGGCGTTGGAAGACGAACCATGCGAAACAGTGTGAATATAAGCATGAGGGATGCTGCCCCCGGGGCCCTTCAGGTTCCCAAGTAG
- the LOC104419050 gene encoding uncharacterized protein LOC104419050: protein MQKRSFIPNLGSAAPSLPLSQRAEHHQDGGLDTLQRGLRRRLSSLSLKIQPAASSSWDLLRRTRSVSSMGASAGGSIRKWWDWGWSWIMSRKPVFAQDLEMNEEETKAIGSHNRGSWRHVFYKVRSEIRRLVGSDNNVGLPQTCRYDPVSYAQNFDHGRRSPSVVEAY from the coding sequence ATGCAGAAGCGGAGCTTCATCCCCAACCTCGGGTCCGCCGCCCCGTCCCTGCCGCTGTCCCAGAGAGCGGAGCACCACCAGGACGGCGGCCTCGACACCCTCCAGCGGGGGCTCCGCCGCCGGCTCTCCTCCCTGTCCCTCAAGATCCAGCCCGCGGCCTCCTCCTCGTGGGACCTGCTCCGCCGCACCAGGTCCGTCTCCTCCATGGGGGCCTCCGCGGGGGGGTCCATCCGGAAGTGGTGGGACTGGGGCTGGTCCTGGATCATGTCCCGCAAGCCCGTCTTCGCCCAGGATCTGGAGATGAACGAGGAGGAGACCAAGGCCATCGGGTCCCACAACCGGGGGAGCTGGAGGCACGTGTTCTACAAGGTCCGGTCCGAGATCCGGCGGCTCGTCGGGTCGGACAACAACGTCGGCCTCCCCCAGACGTGTCGGTACGATCCGGTGAGCTATGCCCAGAACTTCGACCACGGCAGGAGATCGCCGTCGGTCGTCGAAGCTTATTGA
- the LOC104419051 gene encoding CMP-sialic acid transporter 4 isoform X1, with the protein MEYRKLKDQDQDGDTNEEDVESLRGKAISGVSLKPLAAFGVSSSDRSKWKRKTIVTFALTILTSSQAILIVWSKRAGKYEYSVTTANFMVETLKCALSLAALARIWKTEGVTEDNRLSTTLNEVIVYPIPAFLYLIKNLLQYYIFAYVNAPGYQILKNLNIISTGVLYRIILKRELSEIQWAAFVLLCAGCTTAQLNSNSDRVLETPVQGWIMAIVMALLSGFAGVYTEAIMKKRPSRNINVQNFWLYIFGMIFNAIAIVIQDFDAVANKGFFHGYSLITTLMILNHALSGIAVSMVMKYADNIVKVYSTSVAMLLTAVVSVFLFRFHLSLAFFLGSTVVSVSVYLHSIGKPRR; encoded by the exons ATGGAGTATCGGAAGCTCAAAGACCAG GATCAAGATGGAGACACCAATGAAGAAGACGTAGAAAGCCTGCGAGGAAAAGCTATTTCAGGCG TTTCACTGAAGCCCTTGGCTGCCTTCGGAGTCAGCTCAAGTGACCGATCTAAGTGGAAGCGCAA GACAATCGTCACATTTGCATTGACAATTCTTACTAGTTCACAAGCAATCCTCATTGTCTGGTCCAAGAGAGCTGGGAAGTACGAGTACAGTGTTACCACTGCAAATTTCATG GTGGAGACTCTAAAATGTGCCTTGTCACTTGCTGCCTTGGCAAGAATATGGAAAACAGAAGGGGTTACCGAAGATAACAG ATTGAGTACAACATTGAACGAAGTCATTGTCTATCCAATTCCTGCGTTTCTTTACCTTATCAAGAATTTGCTTCAG TATTATATCTTTGCATACGTGAATGCTCCTGGATATCAAATACTGAAGAACCTGAATATTATAAGCACTGGTGTTTTATACAGGATCATACTTAAGAGAGA ATTGAGCGAGATTCAGTGGGCAGCCTTTGTTCTCCTTTGTGCAGGCTGCACTACAGCACAATTGAACTCAAA CTCAGATCGTGTTCTTGAAACTCCGGTTCAAGGTTGGATAATGGCAATT GTAATGGCACTTCTTAGTGGGTTTGCTGGAGTCTACACTGAG GCTATAATGAAAAAGCGGCCTTCTAGAAACATAAATGTGCAGAACTTCTGGCTGTATATATTCGGGATGATCTTCAATGCTATTGCAATAGTCATCCAGGATTTCGATGCAGTTGCGAACAA GGGCTTTTTCCATGGATACTCTTTGATTACAACTCTCATGATTCTCAATCATGCACTGAG TGGCATCGCTGTGTCTATGGTGATGAAGTATGCAGACAATATTGTGAAG GTTTATTCTACATCAGTGGCAATGCTTCTGACAGCCGTTGTTTCTGTCTTTCTCTTTCGCTTTCATCTGTCCCTTGCCTTCTTCCTTGGTTCAAC CGTTGTCTCTGTCTCGGTATACTTGCACTCTATCGGGAAGCCACGAAGATAG
- the LOC104419051 gene encoding CMP-sialic acid transporter 4 isoform X2: MQLLMVSLKPLAAFGVSSSDRSKWKRKTIVTFALTILTSSQAILIVWSKRAGKYEYSVTTANFMVETLKCALSLAALARIWKTEGVTEDNRLSTTLNEVIVYPIPAFLYLIKNLLQYYIFAYVNAPGYQILKNLNIISTGVLYRIILKRELSEIQWAAFVLLCAGCTTAQLNSNSDRVLETPVQGWIMAIVMALLSGFAGVYTEAIMKKRPSRNINVQNFWLYIFGMIFNAIAIVIQDFDAVANKGFFHGYSLITTLMILNHALSGIAVSMVMKYADNIVKVYSTSVAMLLTAVVSVFLFRFHLSLAFFLGSTVVSVSVYLHSIGKPRR; this comes from the exons ATGCAGCTTTTAATGG TTTCACTGAAGCCCTTGGCTGCCTTCGGAGTCAGCTCAAGTGACCGATCTAAGTGGAAGCGCAA GACAATCGTCACATTTGCATTGACAATTCTTACTAGTTCACAAGCAATCCTCATTGTCTGGTCCAAGAGAGCTGGGAAGTACGAGTACAGTGTTACCACTGCAAATTTCATG GTGGAGACTCTAAAATGTGCCTTGTCACTTGCTGCCTTGGCAAGAATATGGAAAACAGAAGGGGTTACCGAAGATAACAG ATTGAGTACAACATTGAACGAAGTCATTGTCTATCCAATTCCTGCGTTTCTTTACCTTATCAAGAATTTGCTTCAG TATTATATCTTTGCATACGTGAATGCTCCTGGATATCAAATACTGAAGAACCTGAATATTATAAGCACTGGTGTTTTATACAGGATCATACTTAAGAGAGA ATTGAGCGAGATTCAGTGGGCAGCCTTTGTTCTCCTTTGTGCAGGCTGCACTACAGCACAATTGAACTCAAA CTCAGATCGTGTTCTTGAAACTCCGGTTCAAGGTTGGATAATGGCAATT GTAATGGCACTTCTTAGTGGGTTTGCTGGAGTCTACACTGAG GCTATAATGAAAAAGCGGCCTTCTAGAAACATAAATGTGCAGAACTTCTGGCTGTATATATTCGGGATGATCTTCAATGCTATTGCAATAGTCATCCAGGATTTCGATGCAGTTGCGAACAA GGGCTTTTTCCATGGATACTCTTTGATTACAACTCTCATGATTCTCAATCATGCACTGAG TGGCATCGCTGTGTCTATGGTGATGAAGTATGCAGACAATATTGTGAAG GTTTATTCTACATCAGTGGCAATGCTTCTGACAGCCGTTGTTTCTGTCTTTCTCTTTCGCTTTCATCTGTCCCTTGCCTTCTTCCTTGGTTCAAC CGTTGTCTCTGTCTCGGTATACTTGCACTCTATCGGGAAGCCACGAAGATAG